Below is a genomic region from Bradyrhizobium sp. 1(2017).
TGCGGATTCTCGCCGTAACGCAGCGACTGGATCAGCCGGCCGCCGAAGGCACGGAAGTCGGGCGCGTCGATCTCGAGCTGGCGGTTGAACCAGTTCGAAATCGCAGCATCGTAGGCCGCGGTACGGGCATAGGCCTTTGCGGCAAGGCGCCGGCGCAGCTTCAGCGTGGTCGCGCCCTTGTTGCCGGCAAGCTCGTCGAGCACGGCCTTGTAGTCCTCGGCCTCGACCACGACCGCGACGTCGTCATGGTTCTTGGCGGCGGCGCGGATCATCGCGGGGCCGCCGATGTCGATGTTCTCGATGCAGTCCTCGAAGCCGGCGCCTTTGTCGACGGTGGCCTCGAACGGATAGAGGTTGACGACGAGAAGGTCGATCGGCGCGATGCCGTGCGCCTTCATCGCTTCCGCATGCTCCTTATTGTCTCGGATCGCGAGCAGGCCGCCATGCACCTTGGGATGCAGTGTCTTGACGCGGCCGTCCATCATTTCGGGGAAGCCGGTGAGGTCGGAGACGTCCTTCACCTTGAGGCCGGCGGCCGCGATCGCTTTCGCAGTGCCGCCGGTCGAGACCAGCTCGACATCATGCGCGGCCAGCGCCTTTGCGAACTCGATCAGGCCGGTCTTATCGGAAACGGAGAGCAGGGCGCGGGTGACGCGGCGTGGATGGTCAGTCATGAGCAAGATCCTCTGTCTTAAGGAGTGTCTATGCCCAGGCGCGCGGCGGATATGTGTCGCGCTTCCCGATGGTGCTCCATCCAAGGTCGCCAGTCGCGCGAGCGCGTGCTCGATAGCAGCTTTCGGCCGGTTTCACAACGCCGGACAGGACTGGCAGACGCGCGTCTACAGCGGCAGTTCCGGCTCCCGCCGCGCGTTTCTTCGGGCATTGGTGACCGTCGGCGAGGCGGTGGACCGCACAAAACTCCAGCGGATCGAGGGTGCCTGCCGCGCATCCTGACGGATCACGATCTGAGCGGTGCGGCGCGGCCCGTCATTGCCGGCCAGAAACACGCTGTCCTCGAGATCGACCTTGTCGTCCAAGGCTTCGAAGGTCCATACGTCGCGGTTCGGCAGCACCAGCATGACGCCGCGGGCATCCGACAGCCGGCTCGCCTTCACCGCCGGATGCAGATGGAAGCGCAGCGCGAAATCGGCATCCGCGCCCTTGAAGCGCCCGCCCTGCGGCGGCGACAGCGTGTCCTCGCCGTCGATGCGCGCGCCGTCATTGGCGATCATCAGCACGCGGCGATGGATCGCGCCGAATTTCGAGAGGTACCCGTCATGCGAGGTCGTCAGCAGCGTGCCGTTCTGCACGACCTCGCGATAACTCTCGACCTCGACCGGGCCGCTGGTGACGGGCGCCCCGTGCAACAGGCGCTTCATCGCCGACATCTCCACGAACTGGCATGACGACGTGTCGTGATAGGTCAGCGTCGAATGTGCCGCGGTGCTGCGCGCGAACGGCCGCCAATTGTCGCGGCCGGTGGTCGGCATGCCGCAATTGGTGACGATGCGGCTGATGCCGGAGGACAGCTCGAACGACAGGCAGCCGGCATGGGCGTCGTGGCTGATGCCCGCCGGCGGTGGCGGGCCGGTGTCGATGATCACCGTGGTCTGGCCGGCATCGAGGCGCTGGAAGCCGGTATGCGGCATGTTCGCCATCGGCGCGCCATGGGTGTCGTCATAGGCGAGCAGCGTCGCGAGCAGGTCGGACGGCGTCGCGCTCATGCCGTTGAACAGCGCGAAATTGCCGTCGCCGTGGCGGAAGAAGCGCAGCATCGGCATCATGCGGTCGATCGCGTTCAGCAGCGCCGGCGGCGGCGCAATGTTGCGCGCGGCAAAGGTCTGCCGCAGCGGCAACAGGTCGATCAGCAGATCGATCAGGGCGCCGGGGTTGCGGGAGATGTGTCCGCCGTCGGGAAGGATCTGCCGCTGCAATTCGTCCGAGAGCTTCTTCGAGGTGCTGCGGATGTGGCGCGCCTGGTTGGCGAGGCATAGCGCCGCGTAGCACAGCGCGATCAGCACCTGCAGCTTCGGCACCCCGTCGGGAATGTCGAGCATGGTGTAGCGCAGGAAGCGGATCTCGCGTGCCAGCGCGCGCAGGTAACGGCGATAGAACTTGTTGTCGGTGTCGTTGAGCACCAAGGGCGCCTGCGACAACAGCGAGATCACTCGCCGTGACAGCACGTCCGCGCGCCGCGCGACCGGACGGCGCTTGTTGGCGGGGTTCGAGATCCAATCCTCGACCAGCGCACGCGCATTCGCCCGCGTCAGCGCAGTGTCGGCGGCGCGCAAGTGCCGCAGCCAGCCGAAGCCGAGCAGCGCGACCTCCCAATCCTCCGACGGCGGTTCGAGATCGAAGATCGAGCGGCCGTGGCAATTGACGATCTTGCCGGCAAAGACGAAGCGGCCGGCATAGATCTCGGCGGCGCGGGTCGCGTCCGCGGTGCGCAGGTCATGCGGCGCGATGATCAGCCGGTCGGTGCGGCTGGGCCAGACCCGCGACACCGCCACGGACCCGCCGCTCGCGCGCGCGAGCATGTTCCGCGCGAAGCGGTTCATCACCAGCGTCGAGATACGTCTGCGTTGAGCGACCGACACGCCTTGCCTTGAAGGGGAGAGGAGGATTGCGACGAATCCTTATTAATCCCAAAATCGGACGGCTGACACCACCTTGAACGGCGCGAATCAGTGTCGAGCTTGCAAAATCCGGTGCAAAATCAGGATTTAACGAGCCGGGCGGCGTAGAAACCGTCGAGCCCGCCGAGCTTGGGATCGGCGTTCGGCAGATGGCAGGGCAAGGTGCGCAGATCGCCGTCTGGGTTGAGGATCTGGTCGAGGCCCGCGACCTCCGACGCCTCGATCGGGACGCGGCGAAGCGCGGGCTCTGCGGCCAGAAGCGCGGCAATGGCGTGCTCGCCCTCTTCGGGTTCCAGCGAACAGGTGCAGTAGACCAGCGTCCCGCCCGGCTTGAGCAGCGATACGGATTTTTTCAGCAGCCGCTGCTGGAGCGCGGTGAGGGCGGCGATATCGGATTCCTGCCGGAGCCATGCCACGTCGGGATGACGGCGGATCGTGCCGGTCGAGGTACAGGGCGCATCGATCAAGATACCGTCGAAGGCTTCGGCTGGGCCGGCCCATTCCACGGCGTCAGCGACGACAGTCTCGGCTTGCAGCGACAACCTGCCCAGATTTTCGCGCAATCGCGCCACCCGGGCGGGCGAGCGGTCGATGGCCGTGACATGGGCGCCTGATAGCGCCAGCTGCGCAGTCTTGCCGCCGGGGGCGGCACAGAGATCGGCGATGGACTTGCCCTTGATGTCGCCGAACAGCCGCGCGGGCAGCGCGGCGGCCGCGTCCTGCACCCACCATTGTCCCTCGGCGAAACCCGGCAGCATGATCACCGAGCCGTGCAGCAGCATCCGCACCGTTCCGGTCGGCAGCGTCTCGCCATGCAGGCGGCTTGCCCATTGCGCGGCGTCCGATTTCACGGTCAGGTCGAGCGACGGTTCGTGGCCGAGCGCGAGCGCCATGTCTCTTGCGGTCGCCTCGCCATAATGCGCGCTCCAGCGCGCGAGCAGCCACGGCGGCAGGTCAAGCGATTGCGTGGCAACTTCCTCGACCAGGGCCTTGCCTTCGCGCGCGCAGCGGCGCAGCACGGCATTGACGAGGCCGGCATAGCGCGCGGCGCGCCGGTCGGATTGCACAAGGCGAACGGAGAGATCGACGGCGGCGTGATCGGGCACGTCCATCCAGAGAATCTGCGCGGCGCCGATCAGAAGCGCGCTCTGCGCGCGCGGCGCGTCGGAAGGAATGCCCTTGTCGAGCAGGCGGGACAGCACATGGCCGAGCGTGCCGAGCCGGCGCAGCACGGTGGCGACTAGGCGGCGCATCAGCGCACGGTCTCGGTCGGCCAGCGTCTTCAATCCGGGATGGGCACCGCCGCCGTCGAGTTGATCGTCGAGCGTGCGGTGCTTGTGCAGCACACCGTCGACGATGTCGGCGGCGATCCGCCGCGCCGCAAGACCTGGCACTTCGGATGGAGGAGCGAAACGTTGAGATGGCATGCGGAAGCAAGGTTCTGAGCGAGCGGCAGTTCCGCCGCGATGGGCGCATGCCTTAACCGGCTCATCTCTGGCACGCGAATATGCCAAATGTAAGAATGGCCTCTCGTGTTTGCAGCCCTCGATGACCATTTCAGCAATGCGTTATTGGACGTCGCGCGACCCGTGATCCTGCGCTAGGAACCGCCGAGATGAGTGACAAGCCCTCCGTTCCCGATCGCAAGCCGCTATCGCCAGCGGCCCAGCGCGCACTGGCCGAAGCCGAAGCGCGCCGGCAGTCCGCGGCCGCGCATGCTGAAGTGACGCCCAAGGAGCTACAGGGACCGAAGGGACCGGAGCCAACCCGTTACGGCGATTGGGAGCGCAAGGGCATTGCTTCGGACTTTTGAGACGTCGCTTTACCCGCGCTCTTCTTGAGCCACCTTGCCGGTTCGGCCGACTCAGCCGTAGCGTGCGCGTATGTCCCGCTTCGATCCCGGCCACCCATACCGGCCTTCATACAGCGGCTCGCCGTTCGGCCGCCGCTTCTCCGGACTCTTGCCGTGGATGTTCGTGGTCGGCGTTGTGACGGCCGTCGTACTCGGCTTTCGCCACGGAACGATCTGGCCCATTCCGCATATGGATAGCGAACAATCGCGAGATGCCGCGATCATCCTGCAGCAGTCCGGCAATCCTGATGTCAGGCAAGCGGTCGAGGTCGTCCGCACCATCGACGGTGACACTTTTCTCGCGCGCATGCATCAGCGCGACGGGCGCGATCTCGTCGCGCGCGTCCGTCTGCGCGGCATCGATGCGCCTGAACTGAAAGCATCCTGCCAGGATGAGCTGAACAAGGCCGAGGCCGCGGCGGCGGCGCTGCACAATCTGCTCGGCCAGGGCGATGTGACGATTTCCAATCTCGGGCCCGACAAATACGGGCGCGTTCTCGCCGATGTCGCAACCCGGCGGACCGCCAGCGTCTCAGCCACGCTGCTCGCGGGCGGTTACGTGCGCAGCTACAATGGTGGCCATCGCGACGGCTGGTGCGCGCGCGGCTGGCGCTTCTGGTGACAGAAAAGTCGCGTCGCAGGACGCGGCTTTCGCGATCTCTTCGATCAGCGCGTCACGACCACCGTCGTGCCCACGGAGACGCGGCCGTAGAGATCGGTGATGTCGTCGTTGAGCATGCGGATGCAGCCATAGGAGACGAAGCCGCCGACCGAGCCCGGCACGTTGGTGCCGTGGATCGCATATTCGCCGCCAGCCAGCGTCATGGCCGCAACGCCCATCGGGTTGCGCGGCGAGCCGCCCGGAATCATGTCGGGAATGTTCGGCTTGTCGCGCTTCACCTCGGCGGGCGGCGCCCATGCCGGGTTGAGATATTTGCCGTCGATCTTCGTCGTGCCGGCCCATTGCTTGCCGGACTTGCCGACGCCGACCGGATAACGCACGGCATGGCCGTTATCGAGGATCAGATAGAGCCGCCGCTCGCTGGTCCTGACGACGATGGTGCCCGGCGAATAATCGGCCAGGTGTGCACCCACCAGTTCCGGCCGCGCCTCGGCGGCAGTCGACATCAAGAACCCAGCCCCGATGGTGGCAGCCAGCGCCACCGCGATCCTCATCGACATCGATGCTTCCCCTTGCCCTAAATGGATTGTCCAAAAATCTACGCAGACCCGGCAATCGCTGCGTACCCAGACATTCTTGACCGCGCCCGTTAACCAGATGGTTTCCACGCGAGGCCCCAAGGGTCCGCCAGCAGGCGGAACAAAGGAAAAGTTCGAAATAAAGTAAATGATCTGAAAACAACACTCGACGGGAAAGATGCGGGCGGGACCTGGCGCGCCCTGACAAGCGCGTGAGGATGTGAACGGCTGTTGTTTCAGGAGGAGCGATAACGCGGAATACGATCTCGTGTCCCGGACGCGGCGCAGCGCCCATAAACGCGTTCACGCGCGTCTTCGACGCGCTATGGCGGTGCGACGCAGAGCCGGGATCTAGAGCGACGCATCCCGCCGTTACATGGGCCCCGGCTCTGCAGCGCAGCGCTGAAGAAGCGCTGCGCTGCGTCCGGGGCACGAGGCCTTCTTATGCCGGCTTCTTGTTCTGCCGGTTCTTGACGAGGTCGTCGACCACGGCGGGATCGGCCAGGGTCGAGGTGTCGCCCAGGCTGCCCGGCTCGTCCTCGGCGATCTTGCGCAGGATGCGGCGCATGATCTTGCCTGAGCGGGTCTTGGGCAGACCCGGCGCGAACTGGATCTGGTCGGGCGAGGCGATCGGACCGATCTCCTTGCGCACCCAGGTGACGAGCTCCTTGCGCAGGTCGTCGCTCGGCTGCACGCCGGCCATCAGGGTGACATAGGCGTAGATGCCCTGGCCCTTGATGTCATGCGGGAAGCCGACCACCGCGGCCTCCGACACCTTCTCATGGGCGACCAGCGCGCTCTCGACCTCTGCGGTGCCCATGCGATGGCCGGAGACGTTGATGACGTCGTCGACACGGCCGGTGATCCAGTAATAGCCGTCGGCGTCGCGTCGGCAGCCGTCGCCGGTGAAGTATTTGCCCTTGTAGGTCGAGAAATAGGTCTGCTCGAAGCGGGCATGGTCGCCATAGACCGTGCGCATCTGGCCCGGCCATGAACGGGTCAGGCAGAGATTGCCTGACGTTTCGCCGTCCAGCACCTTGCCGTCGGCATCGACGATCTCAGGCACCACGCCGAAGAACGGCTGCGTCGCCGAGCCCGGCTTGAGCTTGGTCGCGCCCGGCAGCGGCGTGATCAGGATGCCGCCGGTCTCGGTCTGCCACCAGGTATCGACGATCGGGCAGCGGCCGTCGCCGACGACGCGGTGATACCACTCCCAGGCCTCCGGATTGATGGGCTCGCCGACCGAGCCGAGCAGGCGGAGCGAGGCGCGCGAGGTCTTCTTCACGGGATCGTCGCCCGACTGCATCAGCGCGCGGATCGCAGTCGGCGCGGTGTAGAAGATATTGACCTTGTGCTTGTCGATGACGTTCCAGAACCTGGAATTATCGGGGTAATTCGGCACGCCTTCGAACATCAGCGTGGTCGCGCCGTTCGCCAGCGGTCCGTACAGGATGTAGCTGTGGCCGGTGACCCAGCCGACGTCGGCGGTGCACCAGTAGATGTCGCCGTCGTGATAGTCGAACACGTATTGATGCGTCATCGAGGCGAACACGAGATAGCCGCCGGAGGTGTGCAGCACGCCTTTGGGCTGGCCGGTCGAGCCCGAAGTGTAGAGGATGAACAGCGGATCCTCGGCGTGCATGTGCTCGACGGGGCATTCGGTCGTCACCATCTTGGCGGCGTCGTGATACCAGAGGTCGCGCGAGGGATTCATCTCGACCGTGCCGCCGGTGCGCTTGACCACGACGACCCAGTCGACGCCGTCGGCCTTGGTGAGCGCCGCGTCGACATTGGCTTTCAGCGGCACCTTCTTGCCGCCGCGCAGGCCTTCGTCGGCGGTGATGATCACCTTGGACTGGCAGTCGTTGATGCGCTGGGCGAGGCTGTCGGGCGAGAAGCCCGCGAACACCACCGAGTGGATCGCGCCGATCCGCGCGCAGGCCAGCATCGCATAGGCCGCTTCCGGAATCATCGGCAGGTAGATGGTGACTCGGTCGCCCTTCTTGACGTTGCGGGTGCGCAGGATGTTGGCCATCCGGCAGACCTCGTCGTGCAGCTCCTTGTAGGTGATGTGCTTCGATTGCGAGGGATCGTCGCCCTCCCAGATGATCGCGGTCTGGTTGGCGCGCTTGGAGAGATGCCGGTCGATGCAGTTCCAGGCGACGTTGAGGATGCCGTCCTCGAACCATTTGATCGAGATATTGCCGGGCGCAAAGGAGACGTTCTCGATCTTCGTCGGCGCGTGCATCCAGTCGATGCGCTTGGCCTGCTCCGCCCAGAAACCGTTCGGGTCCGAGATCGAGCGAGCGTACATGTCCTTGTACTTGGTCTGGTCGACCCAGGCGCGCTTCGCCCAATCTGCGGGTACGTCGTAGATCTTCTCGGACATGTTTCCCTCCACCTACGGCAAGCCGAGCACAGGCTTCCGGCCAGCCGACTTCACCGTTGAACGATTATGCGTCGGGCTAACCGGACCCGACAAGGAGCACAAGCTGGACCTTCGGTGAGCCGCCGGCCATGCGAGGGATCAAGGCCGCTCGGCGCGACTGTCGCAGAACTGAAACAGGCCGACGGCCCGGCTTTGCGGCCTTTACCGAACTCTGCGGAATAGGCCGGCGCAGGGCGCCATGCATCCGGTGAAGGTATTTAGAAACCTTTCTTCACCGATTCGGGACTCGCAATACGGTTCGGAACACCCTAAATGGCCAACCCGGGGTCCAACGAGGCCCCTGGAACAAAAATCAGAACAATCGCATTGACCGATAACAGGCAGGGCTAAGGCATAAGACTATGATGGATCAGCAGAATCTCGGGACGATGCGGCCCGCTTCAGCCGATCCTGCAGCCGTCGCCCTCGCCAAAGCCCTGGGACAATGGCCGAAACCGACCGGTTTCAGGCGCCCCAGCCCCAAAAAGACCTTTGACACGGCGCCGGCGACCGTGGAGGCGCTTGCCAGGGAACTCGGCCTGCGGCTCGGCGACCAGAACGAGCTGACCATCCGGCGCATCAAGCGCGGCAAGGGCTATTCCTTCGTTCGCCCCAACGGCGCCCATATCCGCGACGCCCGCACCATCCGCCGGCTGCACGCCATGGCGGTGCCGCCGGCCTATCGCGAGGTGCGCTATTCCGCCGATCCGAGCTCGCATCTGCAGGCCGTGGGACGCGATGCCGCGGGGCGGCTGCAGTACCGCTACCACGCCGATTGGGAGAAGGTCCGCGAGCATCGCAAGGCGCATCGCCTGGAGAAGCTCGTCGGCGCGCTGCCAAAGATCCGGCGCAAGGTCTCGGCGTTCCTGTCGGGCGACGAGCCGACGCGTGAATTCGCCCTCTCGGCCGTCATCGAGCTGATCGCCCGCACCGCGATCCGCCCCGGCAACGAATCCTATGCCCGCCTCAACGGCACGCGCGGCGCCACCACGCTGCTCAAGTCCAACGTCACGCTGGAAGACGATTGCTTCGTGCTGACCTTCAAGGCGAAGGGCGGCAAGGCCGTGCGGAAAGAGTGCGACGCCGCCAAGCTGGTGCGCGCCATCGGCATCCTGCAGAGCATCCCGGGCAAGCGCATGTTCCAGTATCGCGACGCCTACGGCATCGTGCGCGCGGTCAACACCACGCAGGTCAATGCGTTCTTGCGCGAGATCGCCGGCATCAAGATCTCGCTGAAGGATTTCCGCACGCTGATGGCGTCCGCCGTCGTCGTGGAATCGCTGTCGCGGATCACGCCGGCGAGCAGCCAGCGCGGCCGCAAGAAGCAGGTGCTGGACGCGATCCGTGCCGCCGCAGACAAGCTCTCCAACACGCCGGCGATCTGCCGCAGGAGCTACGTCCACGACACCATCGTCACCGCCTTCGAGGAGGGCATCCTCGAACGCTTCGCCGCGACCATGAAAGGCCAGCGCTCGCAGGCGAGGCGCGAGCAGCTTCTGGCGCAAGTGGTGGCGACCGCGGCGGTTTGACATGCCGTTGCCAGATCCTTCCGCTGCCAAGTCTATCCTGAAACGTCTATCCTGAAACGCCCCGGTCCGGACCGGGGTCGACGCCCGCAGCTGCCGTGGTGAGCCGTTCCAGATAATGCGCCCAGCCCTTGGCATGCGCAGCGGCCTGCTCTTCCGTCGGCAGGCCGCTATGAGTCATCCGCAGCAACGTGCCGCCGTCGTGCTCGATCAGGTCGATCTCGATCAGGCTCGAGCCGGGCGGCACCTCCTGGCCGCCCTCCCAGCCGAACGTGTAGGCCAGACGATGCACCGGCACGACCTCGCGGAAGGCGCCGCGGGCGCCACGGCCGCGCGGGCCGATGCCTTTGAGCAGATAAAGCCCGCCGGGATGCGGCTCCGTGGTCGCCTCGGAACCCATCCAGCTCAAGATCTTCTCGGGGTCGGTCAGATAGGCGAAAACAGTCGCGCGCGGGGCGGCAATCTGGGTCTCGCGTCGCACTATGAACGGTTCGGTCATCGGCGATCATCCCTGGGCTGACACCCGGACATGGCGGCGCCGGCGCGGCCCGTCAAGGATTGCCCGTGACAAAGGTAGCGTGCTCTCGTCATGATCGAGTCATGCAGCTCTCCCCGACGCTCGCCTGGCTTGTCGACGCCGCCTCGGACAGTTCTGGGGCGGACCGCCTGCTTGCGGAACTCGGCGCACATCTGGTGGCTGACGGCGTGCCGCTTGCGGCGGGCGCCCTGACGCTGGAAGTGCCGCATCCGTTGATCGCGAAGCGGACCTGGTTGTGGCGCGCCGACAGCGGCCGGGTGATCGAAGCGCTCGGCTTTGCGCCGGGTGGCCTCGCGCCCGATCCGCCCAACGATGCGGGCCGTCGTTGGTTGCGCGACATCGCGGGCGGTGTGGTGCATGAGGACATCGCCGGACGGCCCGATGGGCCGTTGCTCGGCTGGATCGGGCCGCGTCCGTTCGCGGCCGACGAGATCGAGCAGTTGCGCCAGGCGGCGCGTTTTGCCGCAACGCCGCTCGCGGTGCTCGCCGGGCGCGCCACGTTGCGGGCGACGCTGGACGCCTATCTCGGCAAGCGCAGTGCGGAGCGGGTGCTCGCGGCACCCTTGCGGCGCGATCTCGGCGAGACCATTCAGGCGGCGCTGCTCTACGCCGATTTGCGCAACTTCACGCTTCTGTCTGAAACCAATCCGCCGGCCGATGTCATCGCGGCGCTCGATGCCTGGTTCGATCGCATCGCCGGCGCCGTTCACGCCTTCGGCGGCGAGGTGCTGAAGTTCATCGGCGACGGTGTGCTGGCGATCTTTCCCGTGATCGAAGCATCACCCCGCCGCGCCTGCGACGCAGCTCTGCGCGCGGCGGGCGCGGCCGAAGCCGGTATGGCGTATCTCAACCGCGAGCGGCGCGCCCAGGGGTTGCCGCTGCTCGGCTTCGGTGCCGCCCTTCATCTCGGCGAGATGCTCTGGGGCAATATCGGCGCAGCCAACCGGCTCGATTTCACGGCGATCGGTCCCGCCGTCAATCTCGCCAGCCGGCTCGAAGGGTTATGCAAGCCGTTGGGGCGGACCGTGCTCGTGTCGGGCGCGCTCGCCGCGGAGACGGATACGCCCCTCATCGCGCTCGGCTCGCATCCGCTGCGCGGCATCGCCGCGCCTTGCGAGGTGTTCGCACTGCCGGAGACGGAAGCTCGGATATCGTAGCTCCTACATCCCGCCCATCTTGCAGACCAGCTTCCACTCCTCCGCTGTCACCGGCTGCACTGACAGGCGCGAATATTTCACCAGCGCCATGTCTGCGAGCTTCGTCTCGGCCTTGATCGCGGCCATCGTCACCGGCGTCTTCAGGGGCTTGTCGGCTTTGATGTCGACGCAGACGAATTTTGCGGTCTTGTCGGTCGGGTCGGGATAGGCTTCCTTGATGATCTCGGCGATGCCGACGATCTCCTTGCCCTCGTTGGAATGATAGAAGAACGCCTTGTCGCCCTTCTTCATGGCGACGAGATTCTGGCGCGCGGTGTAATTGCGCACGCCGGTCCAGGCCTCGCCCTTGGCGCCCTTCGCGACCTGCTGGTCCCAGGACCACACCGACGGTTCGGATTTCACCAGCCAGTAGTTCATCGCACGCCCTATCCATTCGTCATGACCGGGCCTGTCCCTGCCATCCACGTCCA
It encodes:
- a CDS encoding DNA topoisomerase IB codes for the protein MMDQQNLGTMRPASADPAAVALAKALGQWPKPTGFRRPSPKKTFDTAPATVEALARELGLRLGDQNELTIRRIKRGKGYSFVRPNGAHIRDARTIRRLHAMAVPPAYREVRYSADPSSHLQAVGRDAAGRLQYRYHADWEKVREHRKAHRLEKLVGALPKIRRKVSAFLSGDEPTREFALSAVIELIARTAIRPGNESYARLNGTRGATTLLKSNVTLEDDCFVLTFKAKGGKAVRKECDAAKLVRAIGILQSIPGKRMFQYRDAYGIVRAVNTTQVNAFLREIAGIKISLKDFRTLMASAVVVESLSRITPASSQRGRKKQVLDAIRAAADKLSNTPAICRRSYVHDTIVTAFEEGILERFAATMKGQRSQARREQLLAQVVATAAV
- a CDS encoding EVE domain-containing protein, coding for MNYWLVKSEPSVWSWDQQVAKGAKGEAWTGVRNYTARQNLVAMKKGDKAFFYHSNEGKEIVGIAEIIKEAYPDPTDKTAKFVCVDIKADKPLKTPVTMAAIKAETKLADMALVKYSRLSVQPVTAEEWKLVCKMGGM
- a CDS encoding L,D-transpeptidase — protein: MSMRIAVALAATIGAGFLMSTAAEARPELVGAHLADYSPGTIVVRTSERRLYLILDNGHAVRYPVGVGKSGKQWAGTTKIDGKYLNPAWAPPAEVKRDKPNIPDMIPGGSPRNPMGVAAMTLAGGEYAIHGTNVPGSVGGFVSYGCIRMLNDDITDLYGRVSVGTTVVVTR
- a CDS encoding heparinase II/III family protein, which codes for MNRFARNMLARASGGSVAVSRVWPSRTDRLIIAPHDLRTADATRAAEIYAGRFVFAGKIVNCHGRSIFDLEPPSEDWEVALLGFGWLRHLRAADTALTRANARALVEDWISNPANKRRPVARRADVLSRRVISLLSQAPLVLNDTDNKFYRRYLRALAREIRFLRYTMLDIPDGVPKLQVLIALCYAALCLANQARHIRSTSKKLSDELQRQILPDGGHISRNPGALIDLLIDLLPLRQTFAARNIAPPPALLNAIDRMMPMLRFFRHGDGNFALFNGMSATPSDLLATLLAYDDTHGAPMANMPHTGFQRLDAGQTTVIIDTGPPPPAGISHDAHAGCLSFELSSGISRIVTNCGMPTTGRDNWRPFARSTAAHSTLTYHDTSSCQFVEMSAMKRLLHGAPVTSGPVEVESYREVVQNGTLLTTSHDGYLSKFGAIHRRVLMIANDGARIDGEDTLSPPQGGRFKGADADFALRFHLHPAVKASRLSDARGVMLVLPNRDVWTFEALDDKVDLEDSVFLAGNDGPRRTAQIVIRQDARQAPSIRWSFVRSTASPTVTNARRNARREPELPL
- a CDS encoding SRPBCC family protein — translated: MTEPFIVRRETQIAAPRATVFAYLTDPEKILSWMGSEATTEPHPGGLYLLKGIGPRGRGARGAFREVVPVHRLAYTFGWEGGQEVPPGSSLIEIDLIEHDGGTLLRMTHSGLPTEEQAAAHAKGWAHYLERLTTAAAGVDPGPDRGVSG
- a CDS encoding DUF1674 domain-containing protein — translated: MSDKPSVPDRKPLSPAAQRALAEAEARRQSAAAHAEVTPKELQGPKGPEPTRYGDWERKGIASDF
- a CDS encoding thermonuclease family protein translates to MSRFDPGHPYRPSYSGSPFGRRFSGLLPWMFVVGVVTAVVLGFRHGTIWPIPHMDSEQSRDAAIILQQSGNPDVRQAVEVVRTIDGDTFLARMHQRDGRDLVARVRLRGIDAPELKASCQDELNKAEAAAAALHNLLGQGDVTISNLGPDKYGRVLADVATRRTASVSATLLAGGYVRSYNGGHRDGWCARGWRFW
- the acs gene encoding acetate--CoA ligase; this encodes MSEKIYDVPADWAKRAWVDQTKYKDMYARSISDPNGFWAEQAKRIDWMHAPTKIENVSFAPGNISIKWFEDGILNVAWNCIDRHLSKRANQTAIIWEGDDPSQSKHITYKELHDEVCRMANILRTRNVKKGDRVTIYLPMIPEAAYAMLACARIGAIHSVVFAGFSPDSLAQRINDCQSKVIITADEGLRGGKKVPLKANVDAALTKADGVDWVVVVKRTGGTVEMNPSRDLWYHDAAKMVTTECPVEHMHAEDPLFILYTSGSTGQPKGVLHTSGGYLVFASMTHQYVFDYHDGDIYWCTADVGWVTGHSYILYGPLANGATTLMFEGVPNYPDNSRFWNVIDKHKVNIFYTAPTAIRALMQSGDDPVKKTSRASLRLLGSVGEPINPEAWEWYHRVVGDGRCPIVDTWWQTETGGILITPLPGATKLKPGSATQPFFGVVPEIVDADGKVLDGETSGNLCLTRSWPGQMRTVYGDHARFEQTYFSTYKGKYFTGDGCRRDADGYYWITGRVDDVINVSGHRMGTAEVESALVAHEKVSEAAVVGFPHDIKGQGIYAYVTLMAGVQPSDDLRKELVTWVRKEIGPIASPDQIQFAPGLPKTRSGKIMRRILRKIAEDEPGSLGDTSTLADPAVVDDLVKNRQNKKPA
- a CDS encoding adenylate/guanylate cyclase domain-containing protein, coding for MQLSPTLAWLVDAASDSSGADRLLAELGAHLVADGVPLAAGALTLEVPHPLIAKRTWLWRADSGRVIEALGFAPGGLAPDPPNDAGRRWLRDIAGGVVHEDIAGRPDGPLLGWIGPRPFAADEIEQLRQAARFAATPLAVLAGRATLRATLDAYLGKRSAERVLAAPLRRDLGETIQAALLYADLRNFTLLSETNPPADVIAALDAWFDRIAGAVHAFGGEVLKFIGDGVLAIFPVIEASPRRACDAALRAAGAAEAGMAYLNRERRAQGLPLLGFGAALHLGEMLWGNIGAANRLDFTAIGPAVNLASRLEGLCKPLGRTVLVSGALAAETDTPLIALGSHPLRGIAAPCEVFALPETEARIS
- a CDS encoding RsmB/NOP family class I SAM-dependent RNA methyltransferase; amino-acid sequence: MPSQRFAPPSEVPGLAARRIAADIVDGVLHKHRTLDDQLDGGGAHPGLKTLADRDRALMRRLVATVLRRLGTLGHVLSRLLDKGIPSDAPRAQSALLIGAAQILWMDVPDHAAVDLSVRLVQSDRRAARYAGLVNAVLRRCAREGKALVEEVATQSLDLPPWLLARWSAHYGEATARDMALALGHEPSLDLTVKSDAAQWASRLHGETLPTGTVRMLLHGSVIMLPGFAEGQWWVQDAAAALPARLFGDIKGKSIADLCAAPGGKTAQLALSGAHVTAIDRSPARVARLRENLGRLSLQAETVVADAVEWAGPAEAFDGILIDAPCTSTGTIRRHPDVAWLRQESDIAALTALQQRLLKKSVSLLKPGGTLVYCTCSLEPEEGEHAIAALLAAEPALRRVPIEASEVAGLDQILNPDGDLRTLPCHLPNADPKLGGLDGFYAARLVKS